In Cyclopterus lumpus isolate fCycLum1 chromosome 9, fCycLum1.pri, whole genome shotgun sequence, a single genomic region encodes these proteins:
- the dgcr8 gene encoding microprocessor complex subunit DGCR8, which yields MEIDDVLPPLPLEPPDDFGQDEGRAPPPPPLQTSSDAEVMDVSSGGDGYTYTPEDGEANPQQPLSKGSITFFSHLSDEASPNPPCPRTARHAPQATGFLPDLKLLRDVKIRVSFTESSNSKDRKVLYTGEGQEGGSDDGLDGVNGELHDSTSEQEATEGSFGAGNIAGRGSEEAELELENKVEFAVLDELDDLYENFLDNDDAELGGFKSEVIVQQEQADEEAVTFSYEEEFDNDVDALLEEGMPLPKKMRTAEDNNGGDSDHPSDGEEGVQPMMTKIKTVLKSRGRPPTEPLPDGWIMTFHNSGIPVYLHRETRVVTWSRPYFLGTGSIRKHDPPTTSIPCLHYRKMKDREEKELNAEVTPNAEVTPNATDAEMTPDAEVTADAELTADAELIPNAEESPVKPSNVANGDEGADKSDAPAEEQDNGPPTSVAGGGPNGENATNNGLHGKVSHLCNFAHGALGQVKAKVEVCKDESIEIEEFRLYLEKCFDFEQVTVKKFRTWAERRQFNRDMKRKQADSERPILPANQKLITLSVQDAPTKKEFVINPNGKSEVCILHEYMQRVLKVRPVYNFFECENPSEPFGASVVIDGVTYGTGTASSKKLAKNKAARATLEILIPDFVKQTSEEKPVEGDELEYFNHINIEDSRVYELTNKAGLLSPYQILHECLKRNHGMGDTSIKFEVIPGKNQKSEYVMTCGKHTVRGWCKNKRVGKQLASQKILQMLHPHVKNWGSLLRMYGRESNKMVKKESSDKSVIELQQYAKKNKPNLHILNKLQEEMRKLAKHREETRKKPKMTIMESAQPGSEPLCTVDV from the exons ATGGAGATAGATGATGTGCTACCCCCTCTCCCCTTGGAGCCACCTGATGATTTTGGCCAAGATGAGGGTAGagcacctccaccacctcccctGCAAACGTCCAGTGACGCAGAGGTAATGGACGTTAGCTCTGGTGGTGATGGATACACATACACCCCAGAGGACGGGGAAGCCAATCCACAGCAGCCCCTCAGCAAGGGCTCTATAACTTTCTTTAGCCACCTCTCAGATGAGGCTAGTCCCAATCCACCGTGCCCCAGAACAGCCCGCCACGCTCCCCAAGCCACCGGGTTTCTACCAGACCTCAAGCTGCTCAGAGATGTTAAGATCCGTGTAAGCTTCACTGAAAGCAGCAATAGCAAAGATCGGAAGGTTTTGTATACAGGTGaagggcaggagggaggaagtgaTGATGGCTTAGACGGCGTTAATGGTGAGTTGCATGACTCAACTAGCGAGCAGGAAGCAACTGAGGGAAGCTTTGGAGCAGGGAACATAGCTGGCAGAGGATCAGAGGAGGCAGAGCTAGAACTGGAGAATAAGGTAGAGTTTGCTGTCCTGGATGAGTTGGATGACCTCTACGAGAACTTCCTGGATAATGACGATGCAGAGCTTGGTGGCTTTAAGTCTGAGGTCATAGTTCAGCAGGAGCAAGCGGATGAGGAGGCCGTGACTTTCTCCTATGAG GAGGAGTTTGACAATGATGTTGATGCTCTGCTTGAGGAGGGCATGCCACTCCCAAAAAAGATGCGTACGGCAGAGGACAATAATGGCGGGGACAGTGATCATCCGTCAGATGGTGAAGAAGGTGTTCAGCCCATGATGACCAAAATCAAGACTGTCTTGAAGA GTCGTGGGCGTCCACCCACCGAGCCTCTACCTGATGGGTGGATCATGACATTCCATAACTCGGGCATTCCTGTCTACCTGCACAGAGAGACCAGGGTGGTTACCTGGTCCAGACCCTACTTCCTTGGGACTGGCAGCATTAGG AAACATGACCCTCCTACCACCAGCATCCCTTGCCTACACTACAGGAAAATGAAGGATCGTGAGGAAAAGGAGCTAAATGCAGAGGTGACACCCAATGCAGAGGTGACACCCAATGCAACCGATGCAGAGATGACACCCGATGCAGAGGTGACTGCCGATGCAGAGCTGACTGCCGATGCAGAGCTGATACCCAATGCAGAGGAGTCTCCTGTCAAGCCCAGCAACGTGGCCAATGGTGACGAGGGAGCAGACAAGTCAGACGCTCCAGCGGAGGAGCAGGACAATGGCCCTCCCACCAGTGTGGCTGGCGGTGGGCCAAATGGAGAGAATGCAACCAATAACGGCCTGCATGGTAAAGTGTCCCACCTCTGTAACTTTGCCCACGGAGCCTTAGGACAAGTCAAAGCCAAGGTGGAGGTGTGCAAGGACGAGTCCATAG AAATTGAAGAGTTTCGCCTGTACCTGGAAAAATGCTTTGACTTTGAACAAGTCACAGTGAAGAAGTTTCGTACCTGGGCTGAGCGAAGGCAGTTCAACAGAGACATGAAGAGGAAGCAGGCAGATTCGGAGAGGCCTATTCTGCCTGCCAACCAGAAACTCATCACACTGTCAGTCCAAGATGCACCCACTAAGAAAG AATTTGTCATCAACCCTAACGGGAAATCGGAGGTTTGCATCTTGCATGAATATATGCAACGTGTCCTAAAGGTTCGACCTGTTTACAACTTTTTTGAATGTG AGAACCCAAGTGAGCCCTTTGGAGCGTCAGTCGTCATAGATGGAGTAACTTATGGCACAGGAACCGCAAGCAGTAAAAAACTTGCCAAGAATAAAGCTG CTCGAGCCACACTTGAAATCCTCATCCCTGACTTTGTGAAGCAGACCTCGGAGGAGAAGCCTGTTGAGGGCGATGAACTGGAG TATTTTAATCATATCAATATAGAAGACTCGAGGGTGTATGAGCTGACCAACAAAGCAGGACTACTTTCGCCATATCAGATTCTTCATGAGTGCCTTAAAAG AAACCATGGAATGGGAGACACAAGCATTAAGTTTGAGGTGATCCCGGGGAAAAACCAGAAGAGTGAATATGTGATGACGTGTGGGAAGCACACCGTGCGTGGCTGGT GCAAGAACAAAAGGGTTGGCAAACAACTAGCATCTCAGAAGATCTTGCAGATGCTTCATCCCCACGTGAAGAACTGGGGCTCACTGCTGCGCATGTACGGCAGAGAGAGCAATAAGATGGTCAAGAAG GAGAGCTCTGACAAGAGTGTGATCGAGCTCCAGCAGTATGCCAAAAAGAACAAGCCAAACCTTCATATCTTGAACAAACTAcaagaggaaatgaggaaactAGCCAAGCATAGG GAGGAAACGAGGAAGAAACCCAAGATGACCATAATGGAGTCTGCCCAGCCAGGGAGTGAACCCCTCTGCACTGTTGACGTTTAA
- the trmt2a gene encoding tRNA (uracil-5-)-methyltransferase homolog A, producing MADVSGGPAADTLPSNEEKPDDLPQVSNDDGLKSDDKAEGGNEAASDPDMYRYIKEELFTSEIYKVEIRNLPKFTGFNDLKKFLAKHSLNPHKVKLFGKQTFAFVTFKNEEERDKAMKMVHGMNWKGQVLSVRLAKPKEDPILRKRKQEEGEVAGGQPPSKRTERDEEEEPFSVQIANVVTPLWNVPYEEQLKRKEQEVVVVLKRLAKEIGSTNKAMLPWLFAQKGKYNKMCCSLESIRPSPTQTEYRNKCEFLISMGADGEDKTIGFRLGKYKGGSCAVVGPGETSHVSAEAKRVVSEFQKFIRTTPYSVYSPETYEGHWKQLTVRTTRTKQAMAVAFFNPQKLEAEEVDALKSSMKKYFTEGEGKDSGVTSLYFVREGQRTSPNLEDLPCELVAGESSIYEELLGLKFRISPHSFFQVNTGAAEVLYSAVGEWAQLDQDSTVLDVCCGTGTIGISLAKRVKKVIGIELCQEAVEDAKVNAKSNGLSNVEFHCGKAEDVFPNILNALVSPNITAIVDPPRAGLHSKVILAIRRAAHLKRLVYVACNAKAAMNNFIDLCRAPSKRVHGAPFRPVRAMAVDLFPQTIHVEMLLLLERVDYDSPPQQTSKQ from the exons ATGGCAGATGTTAGCGGCGGCCCAGCGGCTGATACTCTACCCTCAAACGAGGAGAAGCCTGATGACCTCCCTCAGGTCTCCAACGACGATGGCCTAAAGTCTGACGACAAAGCTGAAGGGGGAAACGAGGCGGCCTCTGACCCGGACATGTACCGCTACATCAAAGAGGAACTCTTCACATCTGAGATCTACAAAGTGGAGATCAGGAATCTACCCAAGTTCACTGGTTTTAACGATCTGAAGAAGTTCCTGGCCAAACACAGCCTCAACCCGCACAAAGTCAAGCTGTTTGGCAAGCAGACGTTTGCTTTCGTCACCTTTAAGAATGAAGAAGAGCGTGACAAGGCCATGAAGATGGTTCATGGCATGAATTGGAAAGGCCAGGTGCTGAGCGTAAGGCTGGCCAAACCCAAAGAGGACCCCatcctgaggaagaggaagcaggaggaaggagaggtcGCGGGAGGGCAGCCCCCATCCAAGCGAACAgaaagggatgaggaagaggagccgtTCAGTGTCCAGATCGCCAACGTGGTGACTCCTCTCTGGAACGTGCCTTatgaggagcagctgaagaggaaggagcaggaggtggtggtggttctGAAGAGGCTGGCCAA AGAGATTGGCAGCACCAACAAAGCCATGTTGCCATGGCTGTTTGCACAGAAAGGGAAGTacaacaaaatgtgttgttCTCTGGAATCTATCCGACCCTCTCCTACACAG ACGGAGTACAGAAACAAGTGTGAGTTCCTCATTTCAATGGGTGCAGATGGCGAGGATAAGACCATCGGTTTCCGCCTGGGAAAATATAAAGGCGGCTCCTGTGCAGTGGTGGGGCCAGGTGAGACCAGCCACGTCTCCGCCGAGGCCAAGCGAGTGGTCAGTGAGTTTCAGAAGTTCATCAG AACAACACCGTACTCTGTGTACAGTCCTGAAACATATGAAGGACACTGGAAGCAGCTGACTGTAAGGACTACGAGGACCAAACAGGCCATGGCTGTAGCGTTCTTCAACCCGCAG AAACTTGAAGCAGAGGAAGTCGATGCATTAAAGAGCTCCATGAAGAAGTACTTTACAGAAGGAGAGGGTAAAGACAGCGGAGTAACCTCTCTTTACTTTGTCAGAGAGGGTCAAAG GACTTCTCCTAACCTAGAGGACTTGCCCTGTGAACTGGTGGCTGGAGAGAGCAGCATTTATGAGGAACTCTTGGGTCTAAAGTTTAGAATATCTCCTCATTCCTTCTTCCAA GTGAATACAGGAGCTGCAGAGGTGCTGTACTCCGCTGTGGGGGAATGGGCCCAGCTGGACCAGGACAGCACGGTGCTGGATGTGTGCTGCGGGACAGGAACCATCGGCATCTCTCTGGCGAAG AGGGTAAAGAAGGTGATTGGAATCGAACTGTGCCAGGAAGCCGTGGAGGATGCCAAAGTTAATGCAAAGTCCAATG GTCTGAGTAATGTTGAGTTTCACTGTGGAAAAGCCGAGGATGTGTTCCCCAACATTCTCAATGCTCTGGTGTCACCCAACATCACAGCCATTGTGGATCCGCCGAGGGCAGGCCTAC ATTCCAAGGTGATACTTGCCATCAGGAGGGCAGCGCATCTGAAGAGGCTGGTTTATGTGGCATGCAATGCGAAGGCCGCCATGAACAACTTCATTGA TCTGTGCAGAGCACCATCCAAGCGAGTTCATGGGGCCCCATTTCGTCCGGTTCGAGCCATGGCTGTGGATCTGTTCCCGCAGACGATCCATGTGGAGATGCTTTTGCTGCTGGAGAGAGTGGACTACGACTCCCCGCCACAGCAGACCAGCAAGCAATAA
- the ranbp1 gene encoding ran-specific GTPase-activating protein, whose product MADPKDQEDHETTAETVEDSNHDPQFEPIVSLPEQDVKTLEEDEEELFKMRAKLYRFASENDPPEWKERGTGDVKLLKHKEKGTIRLLMRRDRTLKICANHHIVPTMELKPNAGSDRAWVWNTLADYADESPKPELLAIRFLNAENAQKFKGKFDECKEEARKTLEGTDNTDSATKVAEKLEELSVKDKESNEKKEVKKEAEKKDEKKEVMAEEKKEDEKKEVKAEEKN is encoded by the exons ATGGCAGACCCGAAG GACCAGGAAGACCATGAGACCACTGCAGAAACTGTAGAAGACTCTAATCATGATCCTCAATTTGAGCCGATTGTGTCCCTTCCTGAGCAGGATGTGAAAACCttagaagaggatgaggaggaactCTTTAAAAT GCGGGCCAAATTATATCGTTTTGCTTCCGAGAACGACCCACCAGagtggaaggagagaggaacCGGTGATGTCAAGCTgctgaaacacaaagagaagGGCACGATCCGCCTCTTGATGAGGAGAGACCGAACCTTGAAGATTTGTGCCAATCATCACA TTGTACCTACCATGGAGCTGAAGCCCAACGCTGGCAGTGACAGGGCATGGGTGTGGAACACACTAGCAGATTATGCTGACGAAAGCCCCAAACCTGAACTCCTGGCAATACgctttttaaatgcagaaa ATGCTCAGAAATTCAAGGGGAAGTTTGACGAGTGCAAGGAGGAGGCCAGAAAAACTCTAGAGGGAACAG ACAACACTGACAGCGCAACCAAAGTGGCAGAGAAGCTGGAGGAACTCTCCGTAAAAGACAAGGagtcaaatgaaaagaaagaggtCAAAAAGGAGGCGGAGAAGAAAGATGAGAAAAAGGAGGTGATGgctgaggagaagaaagaagatgaGAAAAAAGAGGTCAAGGCTGAGGAGAAGAATTGA